Proteins found in one Aethina tumida isolate Nest 87 chromosome 1, icAetTumi1.1, whole genome shotgun sequence genomic segment:
- the LOC109603363 gene encoding dehydrodolichyl diphosphate synthase complex subunit DHDDS — translation MSWLVDSSLTFFQKFWMNVLKCGPIPRHIAFIMDGNRRFATKTHVQKSEGHSKGFEKLAECLQWCLELGVKEVTVYAFSIENFKRSKEEVDTLMKLAREKFKVLFEEKEKLMKNDVCIRVIGNLDLLPDDIKKSIAKSMLLTKDNQKSILNVGFAYTSTDEICHSIKTVVEGVKSNHILIEDINEDLLSQCMYTNLSPNPDILIRTSGEVRLSDFLLWQCSNSQLYFAEVLWPEFNVWDLMACVFKYQRDCGFKNKHKKEINCNSDRVQRFVDHVNNKRIAQLEVYAQA, via the coding sequence atgTCTTGGCTAGTGGATTCTTCTCTAACGTTTTTCCAGAAATTCTGGATGAATGTACTGAAATGCGGCCCTATTCCAAggcatatcgccttcattatGGATGGAAATCGACGTTTTGCGACGAAAACTCACGTACAAAAATCAGAGGGTCACTCCAAAGGCTTTGAGAAGTTGGCAGAGTGTTTGCAATGGTGTTTGGAATTAGGGGTTAAAGAAGTAACAGTTTATGCATTCagtatagaaaattttaagagaAGCAAAGAAGAGGTTGATACATTAATGAAACTGGCAAGGGAGAAATTCAAAGTGTTGTTTGAGGAGAAAGagaaattgatgaaaaatgaTGTTTGTATTAGAGTTATAGGAAATTTGGATCTGCTTCCagatgatattaaaaaaagtattgcaAAATCCATGCTTTTGACCAAAGATAACCAGAAATCAATTCTGAATGTTGGTTTTGCTTACACTTCCACAGATGAAATTTGCCACAGCATAAAAACGGTCGTTGAAGGCGTCAAATCCAACCACATATTGATTGAAGACATCAATGAAGATCTACTTTCACAATGCATGTATACAAACCTAAGTCCAAATCCTGATATTCTAATTAGAACTTCTGGTGAAGTAAGATTAAGTGATTTTCTACTATGGCAATGTTCCAATTCACAGTTGTACTTTGCTGAAGTATTATGGCCTGAGTTCAACGTCTGGGATTTGATGGCttgtgttttcaaatatcagaGAGATTGTGGGTTCAAAAACAAGCACAAGAAGGAAATTAATTGCAACAGCGACAGGGTTCAAAGATTTGTTGATCATGTCAACAATAAGAGAATCGCCCAACTGGAAGTTTATGCTCAGGCATGA